The following nucleotide sequence is from Pseudobutyrivibrio ruminis HUN009.
AGATGCTAACGTCATGGTGCTTTGATAGGTCGATAAGGATACGTCTACGCTGCTTTTCAGCGATTTTGAAGCCAAGGGTTGTTACCGAAAAAATTAGGTTTAAATCTGAAAGCGAATCCTCAGATTTTTCCAATTCAAAATAGTTTTCAAGCTCCATGAGAATCTCTGGTGTAAGCATTCTGTCGATGATATTCACGCCCATCAAATCCCGCTGAGCCTCCATGGTTGCCTCGAAATATCCGCGAAGATAATCGGGCAATGTGTATTCCATTTTGTCGTAGGAATTCTTTTCGTAGAGTGAGCCTACGAAGCTGATTTCGTTTTTGTAGGCCTCCAAATCTGTGGAGTTACCAAACAGGTAATCAAGTCTATTGCAATCTACGGCTAGTGGAAGATGGTAGACATGCTCCACTCCCATGCCACGGAATTCCTCTACATTTGTCAGGTCAAACAGGAAAATGCGGTTCACATCGTTGAAAACTGACTTGTGATACATGGAAATCAGAGGGTTATCGCAGCTCCAGCAAACATAGCGGAGGCCCTGCTCTTGGCACACGTTTGAAATCAGCGGAAAGTAATTTACAGTAAAGAAAAAATCATAATTGCCGGCCTGAATTAGACCTCTAAGCTTTTCTGCAAACTCTTCATCCACATCATAATTAAGGAGGTCCTGATAAACCTCCTCAACCTCATAGCCTAGCACCTCAAATGTGTGCTTTATATCTTTGTAATTGTATGCTTTCCAGCGATACATCAAAATCTTCATATTGTTCTCATACCTCTAGCCCTGTAGTCCGCTAGTTACGCCTACAAGCCTACTGATTTCTCCGTTCGATAACATATCTCACTTGAGAAATAGTAGAGCTTGCTGTCTACTAGCTCATCTAAATATGTAAACTCTCAATACCCTACGAGCCCGTCCTATATATGTAATGATTCCACGCCGAACGACGATTGTAAGATATCCACCAGTTGGCGGTAGGTGGCTACGGCTTCGTCGCTGCGACCGGCTGTGTCAAGCTCGGCGATTTGAGCCAGAATGGTTTCCTCCAGCTTATACATTTCGTTGAATTTATCTGGATCGTTACGCTTAGCGTCACGAATCTTTATGCGCATAGTATACAGGCGCGACAGCTCACCAAGTGCCCCTGTCATGGCTGGTCTGAATCCAAAAAGATTCTTGAGAATTTTTAGGCTGGCGGTCACATCCACATCTGCCTCACCAATAAACTGCTGCAAGCCCTGGCCCAGCTTTGTAGAGTGGTTCAATGGCTTGTCATCATCCTCTT
It contains:
- a CDS encoding CgeB family protein, encoding MKILMYRWKAYNYKDIKHTFEVLGYEVEEVYQDLLNYDVDEEFAEKLRGLIQAGNYDFFFTVNYFPLISNVCQEQGLRYVCWSCDNPLISMYHKSVFNDVNRIFLFDLTNVEEFRGMGVEHVYHLPLAVDCNRLDYLFGNSTDLEAYKNEISFVGSLYEKNSYDKMEYTLPDYLRGYFEATMEAQRDLMGVNIIDRMLTPEILMELENYFELEKSEDSLSDLNLIFSVTTLGFKIAEKQRRRILIDLSKHHDVSIYTNSFTRDLLRVNYKGSVDYWSEMPKVFNQSKINLNMTIPNIKSGVPLRVYDILGAGGFCLTNFQAELPMFFENEKHLVWYYNNEDLYEKVDFYLKHDSERERIAAAGREYVRTNCTYEARIKEMLEQI